One window of the Corticium candelabrum chromosome 7, ooCorCand1.1, whole genome shotgun sequence genome contains the following:
- the LOC134182407 gene encoding uncharacterized protein LOC134182407: MVEPHSSTDELRQLEAFKSQLECDVRELVQSLETNESAGAVVIRCLHESLQQKKDELCNISKRLQDCRLERTLRSDDARLECVHVDEHEHATQDSRGMSIENLLSDFTRVVGTDWPELALRLGFREVEVRCYRDDHKTMQKAACAMLYEWYDKNAPQNPLQILNNELKVIRSENQETSLKVLRLSSEDASGRDRVKPSASAGSSRDLELFQFAKLVGTDWSQLAVQLGFTEMDVKCYEADLPTNQQRSKQVVFDWYYKSCPDDPVSVLRAHLDEARKNKRDTGPGPVGIIFPSEIGRKPMIFGREMELAQLANNFWQNNPKSARILEIRTVIIQIVSGLGGVGKTALAIVFAHEYKDAYSDGVFHLNSESQASLQNSLKRALAQLGSKYRQPSSSVEEDFEMLMDYVRLHPRVLLLYDSADELDNIAKLLPHEHASAHVLITTRHSSDHSVMQRGTMLSLTYLDGDNGVQALLNAAGRVSTLSDEAVTVKESLDELRFAKKLVQESPIEGLALAIIHAAKFMKKKAMGCRKYYEMLKAEETKLSSNDSDLNQILRYFRLTEIEGVLRSNGILRLSDLINSSKSFLTSLTIKPYQREMLMSVYKKLVDKKLSFIVWEMDLDMVTRENPHASMVLDFASLLSSREIPDSLLCRAVFSDNDDVAQYEMSAAVTSLSEYSLIGVTESNDVNGSQYNVHPLVQQSVWERQLQDLSSLHQRLDAMSQILLDTLSFSRRSISDNIGKPEVSMLIQHLYSVARRILSVEYDSSTADSLVDLACRFSLEAVHVETASLLCSKKLQMAEKQSADGKDPRLVMSYCRALRLQGKAKDIQGRSKEAEQTFEMALSLIKQLHPNMQKASRSVYAAVLDDLAGCYLDQLQFDRAVALYNKSLKINEEEGSIDDTIVSLHNLALAYDKAGNWNSAIAQYEKVLRIESTCEGQSRESIATTKMNLAICLQQIGQLDRSIRLLKEVLQVHRETLGETNSDLSRVLGHLADVYSENEDYRTAFKYSNEALEILKSALPPDHPDLAIYMNRNASCLEGLERFDEAIAMYEAALPLLRAHSSVKDHLTVCLNDYGACLEKMDRYADAAVALKECLEIERNIYPPGHPELCSTLSNLGGVLFSQDRFAEAAELNLEAVNIMKDKAPQSLDFAKLLQNYSGCLLKLHRFRDAEACCREAVNILMFLYGRDSRRVREAQQFHSFIQQLLQQM, translated from the exons ATGGTAGAACCACACTCTAGTACCGATGAGCTACGACAGCTGGAAGCTTTCAAATCGCAGTTGGAGTGTGACGTCAGAGAGCTGGTGCAGTCCCTAGAGACTAACGAGTCGGCTGGTGCTGTTGTTATTCGCTGTCTGCACGAAAgtttgcaacagaagaaaGACGAACTGTGCAACATATCGAAGAGACTGCAAGATTGCCGTTTAGAGCGAACACTAAGATCGGATGATGCTCGATtggagtgtgtacatgttGATGAACATGAACATGCCACTCAAGATAGTAGGG GAATGTCGATAGAAAACTTACTGTCTGACTTCACAAGGGTTGTTGGAACAGACTGGCCTGAACTTGCACTGCGACTGGGATTCCGAGAGGTCGAAGTGCGGTGCTACAGAGACGACCACAAAACAATGCAGAAGGCGGCCTGCGCAATGTTGTATGAGTGGTATGATAAGAATGCTCCACAGAACCCTTTACAGATACTAAACAATGAGCTGAAAGTGATACGATCAGAAAACCAAGAAACTTCACTAA AGGTATTACGTTTGAGCAGTGAAGATGCCAGCGGACGAGATAGAGTTAAACCTTCTGCTTCAGCTG GCAGCTCACGTGACTTGGAGTTGTTTCAATTTGCAAAACTTGTTGGCACTGACTGGTCACAGCTGGCAGTTCAGCTTGGTTTTACAGAGATGGACGTGAAGTGCTATGAGGCAGACCTACCAACTAATCAACAACGATCTAAACAAGTGGTGTTTGATTGGTACTACAAGTCGTGTCCAGATGATCCCGTGTCTGTGCTTCGAGCACATCTTGACGAAGCGAGGAAGAATAAACGTGATACAGGCCCAGGCCCAG TGGGCATTATCTTTCCATCAGAGATCGGAAGGAAACCAATGATATTTGGACGAGAAATGGAATTGGCCCAACTTGCTAATAACTTTTGGCAGAACAACCCAAAGTCTGCACGCATATTGGAAATCAGAACTGTGATCATTCAG ATTGTGTCGGGCTTAGGAGGTGTTGGCAAGACAGCTTTAGCTATCGTGTTTGCGCATGAATATAAAGATGCATATAGTGATGGCGTGTTCCATCTCAACTCTGAGAGTCAAGCATCGTTGCAAAATTCTCTTAAACGAGCT TTGGCCCAGTTGGGTTCGAAATATCGGCAGCCTTCATCCTCAGTTGAAGAGGATTTTGAGATGCTGATGGATTATGTTCGTTTACATCCACGTGTTCTTTTGCTTTATGATTCTGCTGATGAACTTGATAATATTGCTAAGCTTTTGCCCCACGAGCATGCATCTGCTCATGTTTTGATAACAACTCGACACAGTAGTGACCACTCTGTTATGCAACGAGGCACTATGCTTTCATTGACATACCTTGATGGAGACAATGGAGTTCAAGCCTTGCTGAATGCTGCAGGACGAGTTTCAACTCTCTCTGATGAAGCAGTCACTGTGAAGGAATCTCTGGATGAGTTAAGGTTTGCTAAGAAGCTTGTTCAAGAATCACCCATAGAAGGGCTAGCACTAGCCATTATTCATGCGGCAAAGTTTATGAAGAAGAAAGCAATGGGTTGCAGGAAATACTACGAGATGTTGAAGGCAGAAGAAACGAAGCTTAGCTCGAATGACTCCGACCTTAATCAAATTCTCAGATACTTTCGATTGACTGAGATAGAAGGAGTCCTACGTAGCAATGGTATTTTGAGACTGTCCGACTTGATTAATTCTTCTAAGTCTTTTCTAACGTCTCTCACCATTAAGCCGTATCAAAGGGAAATGCTCATGTCTGTTTATAAAAAGCTTGTTGACAAGAAGCTATCTTTTATAGTATGGGAGATGGATCTAGACATGGTCACCCGTGAAAATCCACATGCCAGCATGGTTTTAGACTTTGCATCTCTACTATCCAGTCGGGAAATTCCCGACAGTTTGCTATGTCGAGCAGTGTTTTCTGATAATGATGATGTGGCTCAGTATGAAATGAGTGCTGCTGTAACGAGTTTGTCTGAATACAGTTTGATTGGTGTTACAGAAAGTAATGATGTTAATGGCTCTCAATATAATGTTCATCCTCTAGTTCAGCAATCGGTTTGGGAAAGGCAGCTTCAAGATCTTTCTTCTCTGCATCAGAGGCTCGACGCGATGTCTCAGATTCTACTCGATACATTGTCATTTAGTCGACGCTCTATAAGTGATAACATTGGGAAGCCTGAGGTGTCAATGCTGATCCAGCATCTCTACTCGGTTGCAAGACGGATTCTGAGTGTTGAGTACGATTCATCAACAGCCGATTCTTTGGTGGATCTTGCTTGTCGGTTCTCACTGGAAGCTGTTCATGTCGAAACCGCAAGTTTGCTGTGTAGCAAAAAGCTCCAAATGGCTGAAAAGCAAAGTGCTGACGGGAAAGATCCACGTCTTGTAATGTCTTATTGTCGAG CTCTTAGGCTACAAGGCAAAGCCAAAGACATACAAGGTCGTTCCAAAGAAGCAGAACAGACTTTTGAAATGGCGCTGTCTCTTATCAAGCAACTTCACCCTAACATGCAGAAGGCTTCTCGTAGCGTGTATGCGGCAG TTCTTGATGATTTGGCTGGTTGCTACCTTGACCAGCTTCAGTTTGATCGAGCAGTAGCTCTCTATAACAAATCACTGAAAATCAATGAAGAAGAAGGAAGCATTGATGATACAATCGTTT CTCTTCACAATCTGGCTCTGGCATACGACAAGGCAGGGAATTGGAATTCTGCTATAGCTCAATATGAGAAAGTTCTACGTATAGAAAGCACATGTGAAGGACAAAGCAGAGAAAGTATTGCTACAA CTAAGATGAATCTGGCGATTTGTCTGCAACAAATTGGGCAGTTGGATAGATCAATTAGGCTGCTTAAAGAAGTTTTGCAAGTTCATCGTGAAACCCTTGGAGAAACTAACAGTGATCTATCAAGAG TTCTAGGACATCTAGCAGATGTCTACTCAGAAAACGAGGACTATCGCACAGCATTTAAGTACAGCAATGAAGCCTTGGAAATACTTAAATCAGCTCTTCCACCGGATCATCCTGATCTAGCAATAT ACATGAACAGGAATGCGTCTTGTTTGGAGGGACTTGAAAGGTTTGACGAAGCGATTGCAATGTATGAGGCAGCATTGCCTCTGCTGAGAGCTCACTCGTCAGTAAAAGATCATCTGACTGTTT GTCTAAACGACTATGGTGCTTGCTTGgaaaagatggacagatatGCTGATGCGGCCGTTGCATTGAAAGAGTGCCTGGAAATTGAACGGAATATTTATCCTCCAGGACACCCTGAACTCTGCTCTA